From Candidatus Protochlamydia phocaeensis, one genomic window encodes:
- a CDS encoding efflux RND transporter permease subunit: protein MNLSQPFILRPVMTTLLTAAILILGLYAYFSLPVSNLPDVNYPTITVSVPFPGANPEIMANTVATPLEKEFMTIPGIKYVTSSNTLGSTSIILEFDINKDIDLAAVDVDAAIVRARPNLPPNLPQEPTYKKVNPSATPILYLVVTSPTVTRGELYDYANTLIGQRISILEGVSEVLVYGTPKAVRAQVDPGVIASLGLTMPDISANISSGNQYQPLGQFDGTHVASTIYDTGALYTANEYRPLIIAYKNGSPVRVENLGMVLDSLRDDRSERHYIDHRINQPSVTLAVQRQPGANTVTVANAVKKLLATLKTQLPGSLELIILFDRSESIRESIKDVQFTLVLAFILVVFVIFIYLGKFRDTLIPALVMPLSIIATFAVIYQLGYTLDNLSLLALTLAIGFIIDDAIVVLENIVRWIEKGNSPLDASLEGSKQISFTIVSMTLSLVAVFIPLIFMAGLIGKLFQEFSITLTVVTLISGLISLTLTPMLCSRFLPPRTELHRGKIAFLSEQLNAWMLRHYERGLKWTLEHRGMMLLIGIGSVILSAFLFKILPTDFIPDEDIGFLIAYTESEQGTSSEQMNAYQQQVIRLLRQEPFIESLMSISASPVYRQGLIFIRLIPRNQRSPVGQIIQQLNKKLNSIPGVNVYLKNIPLIDLSIGSQARAAYQYLMQSLDQDELYRGADALLQKMRQDPLFQGVSTDLEIKTPQQTLVIDRDQASALGIDAANFEQTLSLGFSGNRISRIQTPLDQYDVILELDRNFQRNPSSLNFIYLRSSTTNQLVPLKAVASLKESVGPASINHFAQFPAVTISFNLAPNIPLSQGLQHLREMAAATFSDKVTGDVKGTAETFEESIRSVGFLIIITILSIYIILGILYESFIHPLTILSTLPPAIVGALLTLFFTGQPLSLYAYLGIILLIGIVKKNGIMIVDFALDNIRQKGESAEKSIFDASLVRFRPIMMTTIAAIMGAIPIAMGIGAGADSRRPLGYVIIGGMLISQLITLFLTPVIYLYLEQLREKFSSK from the coding sequence ATGAACTTATCCCAGCCTTTTATTCTACGCCCTGTCATGACCACCCTTCTGACGGCAGCGATTCTCATTTTAGGCCTTTATGCTTATTTTTCTTTACCGGTGAGCAATCTTCCCGATGTGAATTACCCCACCATTACGGTATCTGTTCCCTTTCCGGGGGCAAATCCCGAGATCATGGCCAATACAGTCGCTACCCCTCTCGAAAAAGAATTCATGACGATTCCGGGAATCAAATATGTCACCTCTTCCAATACGCTTGGCTCGACAAGCATCATTCTCGAATTTGACATCAATAAAGACATCGACTTGGCCGCTGTCGATGTCGATGCGGCCATTGTACGCGCTAGGCCCAATCTTCCGCCTAATCTTCCCCAGGAGCCCACTTATAAAAAAGTCAATCCCTCAGCGACCCCCATTCTTTACCTTGTTGTCACATCTCCTACAGTGACGCGGGGCGAGCTTTACGATTATGCAAATACATTGATTGGGCAACGCATCTCTATTCTAGAAGGCGTATCCGAAGTTTTAGTATACGGAACGCCCAAAGCCGTACGGGCGCAAGTGGATCCAGGGGTAATTGCTTCTCTTGGCCTTACGATGCCGGACATTTCTGCCAATATTAGCAGCGGCAACCAATACCAGCCATTAGGCCAGTTTGATGGAACACATGTAGCCTCAACAATTTATGATACAGGCGCCCTTTATACGGCAAACGAATACCGGCCGCTGATCATTGCTTATAAGAATGGTTCGCCTGTCCGAGTGGAAAATTTAGGAATGGTTCTTGATAGCTTGAGGGATGATCGCAGCGAACGCCATTATATTGACCATCGCATTAATCAACCTAGCGTCACTTTAGCCGTCCAACGCCAACCCGGCGCCAATACAGTCACGGTTGCCAACGCGGTGAAAAAATTACTGGCCACTTTAAAAACTCAATTACCCGGCTCTTTGGAACTAATTATTTTATTTGATCGCTCGGAATCGATCCGCGAATCAATTAAGGATGTGCAATTCACCCTTGTCCTAGCCTTTATTTTAGTTGTTTTCGTCATTTTTATTTATTTAGGCAAATTCCGGGATACGCTTATTCCGGCTTTAGTTATGCCTTTATCTATTATAGCCACTTTTGCCGTCATTTACCAACTTGGCTATACTCTGGACAATCTTTCTTTACTGGCCTTGACTCTAGCAATTGGATTTATTATTGACGATGCCATTGTTGTCTTGGAAAATATTGTCCGTTGGATTGAAAAAGGAAATTCTCCTCTTGACGCTTCATTGGAAGGATCCAAACAGATCAGCTTTACCATTGTTTCAATGACTTTATCTCTAGTAGCGGTCTTTATTCCCCTTATTTTTATGGCCGGTTTAATAGGCAAGCTCTTTCAAGAGTTTTCCATCACGCTAACCGTGGTGACTCTTATTTCCGGCCTTATTTCTCTAACGCTGACGCCTATGCTTTGCAGCCGCTTTCTTCCTCCACGGACAGAGCTACATAGAGGGAAAATAGCCTTTCTTTCCGAGCAATTGAATGCTTGGATGCTTAGGCACTACGAAAGGGGCCTTAAATGGACTTTAGAGCACAGAGGGATGATGCTTTTAATTGGAATTGGCAGTGTGATTTTGAGCGCTTTCCTATTCAAAATTCTTCCCACGGATTTTATTCCCGATGAAGATATTGGATTTTTAATCGCCTATACCGAGTCTGAACAGGGCACCTCTTCGGAACAAATGAATGCCTATCAGCAGCAGGTTATTAGGCTATTAAGGCAAGAGCCGTTCATTGAATCCTTGATGTCAATCAGCGCGTCGCCGGTTTATCGGCAAGGATTAATCTTTATACGCCTCATTCCTAGAAATCAGCGCTCGCCTGTCGGACAGATCATCCAGCAACTCAATAAAAAACTTAACTCTATTCCAGGTGTGAATGTCTATCTAAAAAATATCCCTTTAATCGATTTGAGCATCGGCTCTCAAGCCAGAGCTGCCTATCAATATCTCATGCAAAGCTTGGATCAAGACGAACTTTATCGAGGAGCTGACGCTCTCCTGCAAAAGATGCGCCAAGATCCGCTGTTTCAAGGCGTTTCCACGGACTTAGAAATAAAAACTCCCCAACAAACTCTAGTCATTGATCGAGACCAAGCCTCGGCATTGGGAATCGATGCTGCCAATTTTGAACAGACTTTATCTCTCGGTTTCTCTGGCAATCGCATCTCACGCATCCAAACCCCTCTGGATCAATATGATGTTATCTTAGAACTCGATCGAAATTTTCAACGCAATCCCTCTTCCTTAAATTTCATCTACTTGCGGTCGAGCACAACCAATCAGCTTGTGCCGCTCAAAGCCGTTGCGTCTTTGAAAGAAAGTGTAGGTCCTGCCAGCATTAACCATTTTGCGCAATTTCCTGCCGTTACAATCTCTTTCAATCTTGCTCCTAACATTCCTTTAAGCCAAGGACTCCAGCACTTGCGCGAAATGGCAGCGGCTACCTTCAGCGATAAAGTCACAGGAGATGTCAAGGGGACGGCAGAGACTTTTGAAGAATCGATCAGAAGCGTCGGATTCCTTATTATCATTACCATTTTGAGCATTTATATTATTTTGGGAATCCTCTATGAAAGTTTTATTCATCCGCTCACCATTCTTTCCACACTTCCGCCCGCCATCGTCGGCGCTTTGTTAACCTTATTTTTCACAGGCCAGCCCCTTTCCCTCTATGCCTATTTAGGCATCATTTTGCTGATTGGAATTGTTAAGAAAAATGGGATCATGATTGTGGATTTTGCTTTGGACAATATTCGGCAAAAAGGGGAATCCGCCGAGAAATCCATTTTCGATGCCAGTCTGGTGCGCTTCCGCCCTATCATGATGACAACGATCGCCGCGATCATGGGAGCTATTCCGATTGCCATGGGAATAGGAGCAGGCGCCGACTCAAGACGGCCTCTCGGTTATGTCATTATTGGCGGCATGCTTATCTCTCAGTTAATCACTCTTTTTCTGACTCCTGTCATCTATCTTTATCTCGAGCAATTAAGGGAAAAATTTAGCAGCAAATAG
- a CDS encoding alanine/glycine:cation symporter family protein: MNFDIKSLLTGVNEAFTFFLVFPTIILFGLYLTFKLRFVQISKLKMSFCCLLKKEESSQGNISHYQAISAVLAGNFGTGNVSGMAVAIATGGPGALVWMWIMAFLGASIQYVSCVLGVKYRRQNADGEYVGGPMYYLRDGLGMKFLGTLFCLFTIMGALTVGNFAQINSVTLPLKQLGLDPFMCSLLIALLVGAVLIGGVQRVAKLASFIVPVKALVYLGTAILILGMHADRVIPAFKLMLVSAFDPQSALGGTLGFGIVKAISSGFDRGIFATDAGTGIVPILQSSARTTNPIMDGVVTLVAPFLVMIVCTTTGLVLLVTGAWQEEGLQSTNMVTHAFASGLGNSIGAYIVIISLILFAYTTILAWACCAEKAIGFLYGARYADRFKYIYTALIPIGAVLHVDLIWRLADVSISLMLLTNLIGVIGLSKQVIGESRSFFLKKVERETESFELEAVQS, encoded by the coding sequence ATGAATTTTGATATAAAATCTTTACTAACAGGTGTTAACGAGGCCTTTACCTTCTTTCTGGTTTTCCCGACCATTATTCTCTTCGGGCTGTATTTAACTTTTAAACTTCGCTTTGTTCAAATTTCGAAATTAAAAATGAGTTTTTGCTGCCTTCTTAAAAAAGAAGAGAGCAGCCAAGGGAATATTAGTCATTACCAAGCCATATCGGCTGTTTTGGCCGGTAATTTTGGTACGGGAAATGTTTCCGGGATGGCAGTCGCAATTGCGACGGGAGGTCCAGGGGCTTTAGTCTGGATGTGGATCATGGCCTTTTTAGGGGCATCTATTCAGTATGTAAGCTGTGTATTAGGGGTTAAGTATCGCAGGCAAAATGCTGATGGCGAATACGTTGGCGGGCCTATGTATTATTTGAGGGATGGATTGGGGATGAAGTTCTTGGGAACTTTATTTTGCCTTTTTACTATTATGGGAGCCCTCACAGTTGGTAACTTTGCGCAAATCAATTCTGTTACCTTGCCTCTTAAGCAGTTAGGATTAGATCCTTTTATGTGCAGTTTATTGATTGCTTTATTGGTAGGCGCCGTTTTGATTGGAGGTGTCCAGCGGGTTGCTAAGCTTGCTTCTTTTATCGTACCTGTAAAAGCGTTGGTCTATTTGGGTACTGCTATTTTAATTTTGGGCATGCATGCAGACAGGGTTATTCCTGCATTTAAATTGATGCTAGTTTCTGCTTTTGATCCGCAATCTGCTCTGGGTGGGACGTTAGGATTTGGTATCGTTAAAGCAATTAGTTCGGGATTTGATCGTGGAATTTTTGCGACAGATGCCGGGACGGGGATTGTTCCTATTTTACAATCTAGCGCACGCACGACCAATCCCATTATGGACGGAGTCGTGACGTTAGTAGCACCTTTCTTGGTCATGATTGTTTGTACAACAACAGGCCTTGTCCTTTTAGTGACTGGAGCTTGGCAAGAGGAAGGGCTTCAAAGCACTAATATGGTTACGCATGCGTTTGCAAGCGGACTAGGAAATTCCATTGGAGCTTATATTGTCATTATTTCCCTCATTCTATTCGCCTATACGACTATTTTAGCTTGGGCCTGCTGCGCTGAGAAAGCAATTGGTTTCTTGTATGGAGCGCGCTATGCCGATCGCTTTAAGTATATCTATACGGCTCTTATCCCCATAGGGGCAGTTTTGCATGTGGATTTAATTTGGCGCTTGGCGGATGTCTCTATTTCTTTAATGCTGTTGACCAATTTAATTGGAGTTATCGGTTTATCGAAGCAAGTCATTGGGGAAAGCCGCAGCTTTTTCTTGAAAAAAGTGGAAAGAGAAACCGAATCATTTGAATTGGAAGCGGTTCAGTCTTAA
- the nfi gene encoding deoxyribonuclease V (cleaves DNA at apurinic or apyrimidinic sites): MNINIPSNWLFPSSLEEASEIQQHLADRVRLVDDFGTVDLLGGMDVSNNLQDPKQMVYASAVLIDKESLKLQAQASAAQQQTFPYIPGFLAFRETPALIEAFQKLPKRPSIILVDGHGISHPRRLGIASHIGVLLDIPTIGVAKSILVGKPEGILGEAVGSHVPLIWKKQPIATILRTKRNCNPLIISAGHRITLETAIEIVMHSLAGYRLPEPTRQAHIAANARRRLS; this comes from the coding sequence ATGAATATCAATATTCCATCTAACTGGCTTTTTCCTTCTTCTTTAGAAGAAGCCAGCGAGATCCAACAACATCTCGCCGATCGCGTGCGTTTGGTAGATGATTTTGGTACAGTGGATCTGCTGGGAGGAATGGATGTTAGCAATAATTTGCAGGATCCCAAGCAAATGGTCTATGCCAGTGCAGTCTTAATTGATAAAGAATCGCTCAAATTGCAAGCTCAGGCCTCTGCCGCTCAGCAACAAACATTTCCCTATATACCCGGCTTTTTAGCTTTCAGGGAAACACCCGCTCTAATTGAGGCTTTTCAAAAGCTCCCTAAACGCCCTTCTATTATCTTAGTCGATGGACATGGCATCAGCCATCCGCGCCGTCTAGGCATAGCCAGCCATATAGGCGTCTTACTTGATATTCCAACAATTGGAGTGGCTAAATCCATCTTGGTCGGAAAGCCGGAAGGAATATTAGGGGAAGCGGTTGGAAGCCATGTTCCCTTAATATGGAAAAAACAACCGATTGCAACCATCTTGCGTACCAAAAGAAATTGCAATCCGCTTATTATTTCAGCAGGCCATCGGATAACGCTCGAAACAGCTATTGAAATTGTCATGCACAGCCTAGCCGGCTATCGGCTTCCTGAACCTACAAGGCAGGCCCATATAGCAGCTAACGCGCGTCGGCGCTTATCTTAA
- a CDS encoding C39 family peptidase, whose translation MSNGSIFSSEIFPASSIYHHRLASPFSCNQAYEWIEDNIPSFDEMILSWNAFRPLHGYYTFSLSLKLEDWSPWHLYAYWANQDQKSFEDKQEFSLQVFQDIATCLEGKTATGFKIRVEAHQGAILKDIFAFHACTTRLKDFCFQDKTGDSSFIDIPIPGISQLALAHPRHRSLCSPSSTAAVINYLTQKKMCPLKFAEKVHDSGFDIYGNWVLNTAQAFIELGPAWQCWVMRCVEWQQVIHQLHLGLPVVVSVKGSLPGAPLSYDNGHLIVIKGYDPQTKHILCMDPAFPTDDQTHVCYLWEDFILAWKRRGCIAYFFAPAQRLSFD comes from the coding sequence ATGTCCAACGGATCAATTTTCTCTTCAGAAATTTTTCCAGCCTCTTCTATTTACCATCATCGCTTAGCATCCCCCTTTTCTTGCAATCAAGCCTATGAATGGATAGAAGACAATATCCCTTCTTTTGATGAAATGATTCTTTCGTGGAATGCCTTTCGTCCCTTGCATGGATATTACACCTTTTCCCTTTCATTGAAATTGGAAGACTGGTCACCTTGGCATCTTTATGCTTATTGGGCCAACCAGGACCAAAAAAGCTTTGAAGATAAACAAGAGTTTTCTTTGCAGGTTTTTCAAGATATTGCCACTTGTTTAGAAGGAAAAACTGCCACAGGATTCAAAATTCGTGTCGAGGCCCATCAAGGGGCTATTTTAAAAGATATCTTTGCTTTCCATGCTTGCACGACTCGCTTAAAAGACTTTTGCTTTCAAGATAAGACAGGGGATTCTTCCTTTATTGATATCCCTATTCCGGGGATTTCTCAACTCGCTTTAGCTCATCCCAGGCATCGAAGCTTATGTTCACCCTCTTCAACGGCAGCGGTCATTAATTATCTTACGCAGAAGAAGATGTGTCCGCTGAAATTTGCTGAAAAAGTGCACGATAGCGGATTTGATATTTACGGAAATTGGGTCTTAAATACCGCTCAGGCTTTTATAGAATTAGGGCCTGCTTGGCAATGCTGGGTCATGCGTTGCGTGGAATGGCAGCAAGTCATTCATCAATTACATCTTGGGCTTCCGGTAGTCGTAAGCGTCAAGGGCTCTTTGCCTGGAGCTCCCCTTTCCTACGACAATGGCCATCTTATTGTCATCAAAGGATACGATCCTCAGACCAAACACATTCTATGCATGGATCCCGCTTTTCCAACAGACGATCAAACTCATGTTTGCTATTTGTGGGAAGATTTCATTCTAGCATGGAAGCGAAGAGGATGCATTGCTTATTTTTTTGCACCTGCCCAGAGGCTGTCGTTCGATTGA
- a CDS encoding efflux RND transporter periplasmic adaptor subunit, giving the protein MAKSKFLTFSFTYIALPYAALLLVLACCSINKGKPHQGFPIAVAEVTQQDVPLFIEAIGNVYSLQVVQLRPQVGGIVQEVFVAQGQYVKKGDPLYKIDPRPFQANLDRAQAALIKDTANLKFAEEQAKRYSEVVKKEYVSKLTYDQYVSQVELNKGQILSDQADIAIAKLNLEWCMPVSPMDGKISQYNIDPGNLVTANDPNAITDIRQITPADIRFSITQKDFIEVQKALKRNQGDLKFIVLLPQLPKEPREGKIYFVDNHMDPNTGTIMLKGEAPNEDELLWPGEFVRVRLLLDTKPNAILVPEEAVKIGQDGSYVYVYRPEDSTAEYRRVVKGQQVDHLIVIESGLKVGEKVITKGQQNLLPGSKVYIASNDESQKKEKA; this is encoded by the coding sequence ATGGCCAAAAGCAAATTTTTGACTTTCTCCTTTACTTATATAGCCTTGCCATATGCGGCTTTGCTACTCGTATTGGCTTGCTGCTCGATTAATAAAGGCAAACCGCATCAGGGATTCCCTATTGCTGTTGCTGAAGTTACCCAGCAAGACGTCCCGCTCTTTATTGAGGCGATCGGCAATGTCTATTCCCTGCAAGTGGTTCAGCTAAGGCCTCAAGTGGGCGGAATCGTGCAAGAGGTTTTTGTGGCGCAGGGGCAATATGTCAAGAAGGGCGATCCCTTGTACAAGATTGACCCCCGTCCTTTCCAAGCCAATTTAGATCGTGCGCAAGCCGCTTTGATTAAGGATACAGCCAATTTAAAATTTGCTGAAGAGCAAGCCAAACGCTATAGCGAAGTCGTAAAAAAGGAATATGTTTCTAAATTAACATATGATCAATATGTGAGCCAAGTCGAGTTAAATAAAGGGCAAATTCTCAGCGACCAGGCAGACATTGCGATAGCCAAGCTTAATTTGGAATGGTGTATGCCTGTCTCTCCCATGGATGGAAAAATCAGCCAATATAATATTGATCCGGGCAATCTTGTGACTGCCAATGATCCCAATGCCATTACAGACATTAGGCAGATCACACCGGCAGATATCCGTTTTTCCATTACACAAAAGGACTTTATCGAGGTGCAAAAAGCCCTTAAACGAAACCAAGGGGATTTGAAATTTATTGTCTTACTGCCTCAATTGCCTAAAGAGCCGCGTGAGGGAAAAATTTACTTTGTGGACAATCACATGGATCCCAATACCGGTACGATTATGCTAAAGGGAGAAGCTCCCAATGAAGATGAACTGCTATGGCCAGGCGAATTTGTCCGTGTACGCCTTCTCCTCGATACGAAGCCCAATGCAATTTTAGTTCCTGAGGAAGCAGTGAAAATCGGCCAAGACGGCTCTTATGTCTATGTTTATCGGCCTGAAGATTCGACGGCCGAATATCGCCGAGTGGTCAAAGGCCAGCAGGTTGATCACTTGATTGTCATTGAAAGCGGCCTCAAAGTCGGAGAAAAAGTGATCACCAAAGGCCAGCAAAACTTGCTTCCCGGCTCTAAAGTATATATCGCCTCAAATGACGAATCGCAGAAAAAAGAGAAAGCATGA
- a CDS encoding MHYT domain-containing protein, translating to MMNDFLLSTFIEWAPAVVPYAYPHHYHIGLVILSYLVSFVGSYASLCFVTQALNQEKKEKRIPWLLIAAITAGGCAIWTMHFIGMMALNIGMDVYYDLSLTLVSMLLAILATGIGLLIIGLREKTWPRLLLAGLFMGAGIAMMHYTGMAAMILDAKMTYRPFLFSLSIAIAILASIAALWLFFNVKGKGKKMLSAMMMGIAVCGMHYTGIAAAVFTPLPFFPKEGLDNLNVQKADFILYIVIAIIFNLSLLVFITMQEQEVD from the coding sequence ATGATGAATGATTTCCTTCTTTCTACTTTTATTGAATGGGCGCCTGCTGTTGTCCCTTATGCCTACCCGCACCATTATCATATTGGTTTAGTCATTTTATCTTATTTGGTTTCATTTGTCGGGTCTTATGCCAGCTTGTGTTTTGTCACGCAAGCCTTAAATCAAGAAAAGAAAGAGAAGCGAATTCCTTGGTTATTGATAGCTGCAATTACGGCCGGGGGATGTGCAATTTGGACCATGCATTTTATTGGCATGATGGCTCTTAACATTGGAATGGATGTCTACTACGATCTTTCCTTGACTTTGGTTTCTATGTTGCTCGCCATATTAGCAACCGGTATAGGCTTGCTTATTATAGGATTAAGAGAAAAGACATGGCCACGGCTTCTTTTGGCCGGACTTTTTATGGGGGCGGGAATCGCTATGATGCATTATACAGGCATGGCGGCAATGATTTTAGATGCTAAAATGACCTATCGTCCTTTTTTATTTTCTCTTTCGATTGCGATTGCCATTTTGGCTTCAATTGCAGCCCTTTGGCTTTTTTTTAATGTCAAAGGAAAGGGAAAAAAAATGTTAAGCGCTATGATGATGGGAATTGCTGTCTGCGGCATGCATTACACAGGCATTGCAGCAGCCGTTTTTACCCCCCTTCCCTTTTTTCCAAAAGAAGGATTGGATAACTTGAATGTTCAAAAAGCGGATTTTATCTTATATATTGTTATCGCAATCATATTTAATTTAAGCCTACTCGTTTTCATTACCATGCAAGAGCAAGAAGTCGATTAG
- a CDS encoding class I SAM-dependent methyltransferase, translating to MSLKSLWKKEYSQQGIPSSYKTQPSQAVIHFMQFLEEQHKTAGPILDLGCGKGRNSLYFAEKGFDTFSIDLLPENSLFIQELASKLKLPLKAYCQSVTDPLPFAAKTFESAIDIFCYKHQTDEQQRFQYRQELHRVLKDDGFYLLSLASYEDGFYGPLRQDLSKTYGTIIDPFTSIPSVIFSKEDIEQEFQPLFNIVGFTQRESTSHMHGQLYPRVILEFIMQKAN from the coding sequence ATGTCTCTTAAAAGTCTTTGGAAAAAAGAATACTCTCAGCAAGGCATTCCCTCTTCTTACAAAACGCAACCCAGTCAAGCCGTGATCCACTTTATGCAATTTTTGGAAGAGCAACATAAAACCGCAGGCCCCATCTTAGATTTAGGCTGTGGAAAAGGGCGCAACTCTCTCTATTTTGCTGAAAAGGGCTTTGATACTTTCAGCATTGATTTGCTGCCTGAGAATAGTCTATTTATTCAAGAATTGGCCTCAAAATTAAAATTACCTCTTAAAGCCTACTGCCAATCAGTAACAGATCCTTTACCTTTCGCAGCCAAAACATTTGAATCAGCTATTGATATTTTCTGCTATAAACATCAGACGGACGAGCAACAGCGCTTTCAATATAGGCAAGAACTTCATCGAGTTTTAAAAGATGATGGGTTTTACCTTTTGAGCCTAGCTTCTTATGAAGATGGGTTTTATGGTCCTCTAAGGCAAGACCTCAGCAAGACCTATGGAACGATCATCGATCCTTTTACCTCCATTCCCTCCGTCATCTTTTCCAAAGAAGATATCGAACAGGAATTTCAGCCGCTTTTCAACATTGTCGGGTTTACTCAGCGAGAATCGACCAGCCACATGCATGGCCAGCTTTATCCGCGCGTTATTTTGGAATTTATTATGCAAAAAGCAAATTAG